In Anaerolineae bacterium, the sequence TCGACGTTGATGATCCCGGTGGTCATCACGTACATCCCCAGCTATATCATCTTGTCCAGCATGCCGATGTGGCTGAGGGTGTGCTGGTCCATCCTGCTGGGGGTCGCCGGCATGGTGACCATCTGGCTCATCCTGCGCTTTCTGGACACGATTTTCAGCGGGCTGGCCGGCCGGGAGCGGCCGTGGATCTCTGTCCTCTGGCGGATGGTGCTGGTGGTCGGGGTCGGGGCCGCGTGGGCAACATATGCCCTGCCGGCCCTGCGCGCCGCCGGCGCGGATGCCCCAGCATCCGCCCAGCTTTTCACCCTGGCGTTCGCATTCATTGTATACGACTTGGGCATCACCATCGCTGAGCAGTTCCCGCCCTCCACCTGGCAGGGCGTCGGCAAAACACTGTGGCGCTGGGTCTGGCTGTTGGGCATCCTGGCTTATATCGCCTACCGCGTCCCCCACTGGCTGGGAGAGAACTGGCTCGATACCTATCAGGGCCTGATCATCCCCAGCGCCGTCAGCTCCTTCGGCATCTTCCTGTTCCGCCAGGGCTTCATGGGATTGCCCCGTGAGCTTATGGATGCCGCCAAGATTGATGGCGCCGACCACCTGCGCATACTGACCCAGATCGTCATGCCGCTGAGCAAGCCCCTGTTGGTAACCTTTGTGATTTTCGACCTGGTGCAGTATTACAGCTCCTACTTCTGGCCCCTGCTCATCACCAACAACCCCACCATGCGGGTGCTGACGATTGGCTTGCAGATTTTCTTCATCGAGAAGGGCTATTACGGCATCCGCTGGCATTTGATTATGGCGGCAAACACCGCGGCCGTGGCGCCCCTGCTCATCCTGTTCTTCCTCGGCCAGCGGTGGTTCGTGGAGGGCGTCGCAACGACGGGCCTCAAAGGCTAGCGGC encodes:
- a CDS encoding carbohydrate ABC transporter permease, with amino-acid sequence STLMIPVVITYIPSYIILSSMPMWLRVCWSILLGVAGMVTIWLILRFLDTIFSGLAGRERPWISVLWRMVLVVGVGAAWATYALPALRAAGADAPASAQLFTLAFAFIVYDLGITIAEQFPPSTWQGVGKTLWRWVWLLGILAYIAYRVPHWLGENWLDTYQGLIIPSAVSSFGIFLFRQGFMGLPRELMDAAKIDGADHLRILTQIVMPLSKPLLVTFVIFDLVQYYSSYFWPLLITNNPTMRVLTIGLQIFFIEKGYYGIRWHLIMAANTAAVAPLLILFFLGQRWFVEGVATTGLKG